One genomic segment of Arachis duranensis cultivar V14167 chromosome 4, aradu.V14167.gnm2.J7QH, whole genome shotgun sequence includes these proteins:
- the LOC110280436 gene encoding cellulose synthase A catalytic subunit 7 [UDP-forming]-like — DEIGQKEDGEVFRACQVCAFPVCQPCYEYERSEGNQCCPQCNTRYKRQKGCPRVIGDEEENFNAEDFDDEFQIKNHSDDADAKLASNHGVRQHHHHSSLTNWLII, encoded by the exons GATGAGATCGGACAGAAGGAAGACGGAGAGGTGTTCAGGGCATGCCAAGTTTGTGCATTCCCTGTATGCCAGCCCTGCTATGAATATGAGAGGAGTGAAGGGAACCAGTGCTGCCCTCAATGCAACACTCGCTATAAGCGCCAAAAAG GTTGTCCTAGAGTTATTGGAGATGAGGAGGAGAATTTTAATGCAGAGGATTTTGATGATGAGTTTCAGATTAAGAACCATTCTGATGATGCTGATGCAAAACTTGCTTCTAATCATGGAGTAagacaacatcatcatcattcatcactGACAAATTGGcttataatttga